In Pseudofrankia saprophytica, one genomic interval encodes:
- a CDS encoding HAD-IIIC family phosphatase: MSTRWDDGRDAGAGPMRTGLDRARAAERAGDDAGAVRWALVATDAGDDLAAWSAAAGVVARCLPRVAPLARTARVAVLGSYTTSQLSALLPVAAARAGVAVELYECGYGQYRQEILDPSSGLYRFGPDVVVLAVHAGEAQLPAMSEDPDADVAAEAARWTSLWDLLVDRTGARVVQHLFAVPPDVALGHLAARTPGCRATMLAAVNAALGRATGSRVALVDCDRLAAEVGKRRWFDARYWHRAKQAVSLGCVPLLARHTAAVLGAQLGASRKCLVLDLDNTLWGGVLGEEGLGGIALGDGPAGEAFTAFQDHILELKAKGVILAVCSKNNDADAREVFERHPGMRLRLDDIAMFSASWADKPAQIRQIASTLGIGLDSLVFVDDNAAEREVVRQLVGEVDVIDLPPDPHGYVRALASYPFFETPALTTEDADRAAQYRARAQAAQLAAGATSLEDFHRSLAMVATVVPLDEVTLPRVAQLVVKTNQFNLTGRRRSQAELAELAADPATAVLCVRLTDQFADHGLVAVAIARQEHDVLDIDTWLMSCRVIGRTLEDETAGLLIAEARRRGCRYLRGHYVPTAKNGLVSDLFSRLGFAPAPAEPAPTGGVRSPEHQSGAVSWLLAVDDAGSPPGLIQITRTDRELEGSTS, encoded by the coding sequence ATGAGCACGAGATGGGACGACGGCCGGGACGCCGGAGCCGGTCCGATGCGCACCGGTCTCGACCGGGCGCGGGCGGCCGAACGGGCGGGTGACGACGCCGGCGCGGTGCGGTGGGCGCTGGTCGCGACCGACGCGGGCGACGACCTGGCCGCCTGGTCGGCGGCCGCCGGTGTCGTGGCACGCTGCCTGCCGAGGGTGGCGCCGCTGGCCCGAACGGCGCGGGTGGCCGTGCTCGGCAGCTACACGACGTCGCAGCTCTCGGCGCTGCTGCCGGTGGCGGCGGCGCGGGCGGGGGTGGCGGTCGAGCTCTACGAGTGTGGCTACGGCCAGTACCGCCAGGAGATCCTCGACCCGTCGAGCGGGCTGTACCGGTTCGGCCCGGACGTCGTCGTCCTCGCGGTGCACGCCGGCGAGGCCCAGCTGCCGGCGATGAGCGAGGACCCGGACGCGGACGTGGCGGCCGAGGCCGCCCGTTGGACGTCGCTGTGGGACCTGCTCGTCGACCGGACCGGGGCCAGGGTCGTGCAGCACCTGTTCGCCGTCCCGCCGGACGTGGCGCTGGGGCACCTGGCCGCGCGCACTCCGGGCTGCCGGGCCACGATGCTCGCCGCGGTGAACGCCGCGCTCGGGCGGGCCACCGGCAGCCGCGTGGCGCTGGTCGACTGCGACCGGCTCGCGGCCGAGGTCGGCAAGCGCCGCTGGTTCGACGCCCGTTACTGGCACCGGGCCAAGCAGGCGGTCTCGCTCGGCTGCGTGCCGCTGCTGGCCCGGCACACCGCCGCGGTGCTCGGCGCCCAGCTCGGCGCCAGCCGCAAGTGCCTGGTGCTCGACCTGGACAACACGCTCTGGGGTGGTGTGCTGGGCGAGGAGGGCCTCGGCGGCATCGCCCTGGGCGACGGCCCCGCCGGCGAGGCGTTCACCGCGTTTCAGGACCACATCCTGGAACTGAAGGCCAAGGGTGTGATCCTCGCGGTCTGCTCGAAGAACAACGACGCCGACGCCCGTGAGGTGTTCGAACGCCACCCCGGCATGCGGCTGCGGCTCGACGACATCGCGATGTTCTCCGCGTCCTGGGCGGACAAGCCGGCGCAGATCCGCCAGATCGCGAGCACGCTCGGCATCGGCCTGGACTCGCTGGTCTTCGTCGACGACAACGCCGCCGAGCGGGAGGTCGTGCGCCAGCTGGTCGGCGAGGTCGACGTGATCGATCTGCCGCCCGACCCACACGGCTACGTGCGGGCGCTGGCGTCCTATCCGTTCTTCGAGACCCCGGCCCTCACCACGGAGGACGCGGACCGCGCCGCCCAGTACCGCGCCCGCGCCCAGGCCGCCCAGCTCGCCGCCGGCGCCACGTCGCTGGAGGACTTCCACCGAAGCCTCGCGATGGTCGCCACCGTCGTCCCGCTCGACGAGGTGACCCTGCCGCGGGTCGCGCAGCTGGTCGTCAAGACCAACCAGTTCAACCTCACCGGCCGGCGCCGAAGCCAGGCCGAGCTCGCCGAGCTCGCCGCCGACCCGGCCACCGCGGTGCTCTGCGTCCGGCTCACCGACCAGTTCGCCGACCACGGCCTGGTCGCCGTCGCGATCGCCCGCCAGGAGCACGACGTACTCGACATCGACACCTGGCTGATGAGCTGCCGAGTGATCGGCCGGACGCTGGAGGACGAGACGGCCGGGCTTCTCATTGCCGAGGCTCGCCGCCGCGGTTGCCGCTACCTGCGTGGGCACTACGTACCCACGGCCAAGAACGGACTGGTCAGCGATTTGTTCAGCCGTCTCGGATTCGCCCCCGCCCCCGCCGAGCCGGCCCCCACCGGGGGCGTTCGTTCGCCCGAACACCAGTCCGGCGCCGTCTCCTGGCTGCTCGCCGTCGACGACGCCGGCAGCCCGCCCGGCCTCATCCAGATCACCCGAACCGACCGGGAACTCGAAGGGAGCACGAGCTGA
- a CDS encoding hydrogenase maturation protease, which yields MGTGLEPGQGSAPDRPAARRVLVAGIGNVFLRDDGFGVRVVRQITPELVPDGVDVADYGIRGVHLAYDLLGGSYGTVVLVDAAPLGKPPGTVEVLEVDTAGATRDTGTAGTAGTAKADLTTAETGETARTGGTGADGTTPGFDAHGLHPEAVLALLRSLGGQIDRVLVVGCQPAALDEGMDLSEPVAASVDAAARLVIRLARDEAAALARAHEPHARERRNVR from the coding sequence ATGGGCACCGGCCTGGAGCCGGGCCAGGGCAGCGCCCCCGACCGGCCCGCCGCGCGCCGGGTTCTCGTCGCGGGAATAGGCAACGTCTTTCTCCGCGACGACGGTTTCGGCGTCCGGGTCGTCCGCCAGATAACGCCCGAGCTGGTTCCCGATGGCGTGGACGTCGCCGACTACGGCATCCGCGGTGTGCACCTCGCGTATGACCTTCTCGGCGGTTCGTACGGCACGGTCGTGCTGGTGGACGCGGCGCCGCTCGGCAAGCCGCCCGGCACCGTCGAGGTCCTGGAGGTCGACACCGCGGGCGCCACCCGCGACACCGGCACGGCCGGCACGGCCGGCACGGCCAAGGCCGACCTGACCACCGCCGAGACCGGCGAGACCGCCAGGACCGGCGGGACCGGTGCCGACGGGACCACACCGGGCTTCGACGCCCATGGGCTGCACCCCGAGGCGGTTCTCGCGCTGCTGCGCTCCCTCGGGGGACAGATCGACCGCGTCCTCGTCGTCGGCTGCCAGCCGGCCGCGCTCGACGAGGGCATGGACCTGTCGGAGCCGGTCGCGGCTTCGGTGGATGCCGCCGCGCGCCTGGTCATCCGGCTGGCCCGGGACGAGGCGGCCGCGCTGGCCCGCGCCCATGAACCCCACGCCAGGGAACGGAGGAACGTGCGATGA
- the soxR gene encoding redox-sensitive transcriptional activator SoxR yields the protein MRATDLLTVGETSARSGLPASALRYYESQGLLETTRTAGNQRRYPRHVLRRLAFIRAAQNVGLSLDEIRATLATLPESRTPTREDWTSVSESWRTRLDEQIAALLKLRDGLESCIGCGCLSLDRCAVSNPGDITAQRGPGANYLPRALRGSPPHGSPPDSARPAGA from the coding sequence GTGCGGGCAACTGATCTGCTGACCGTCGGGGAGACGTCCGCGCGCAGCGGCCTCCCCGCCTCGGCGCTGCGTTACTACGAGTCCCAGGGGCTGCTCGAGACGACCCGCACGGCCGGGAACCAGCGCCGCTACCCGCGCCACGTCCTGCGCAGACTGGCCTTCATCCGCGCCGCGCAGAACGTGGGGCTGTCGCTGGACGAGATCCGGGCGACCCTGGCGACACTGCCGGAAAGCCGCACCCCGACCCGCGAGGACTGGACGTCGGTGTCCGAGTCGTGGCGCACCCGCCTGGACGAGCAGATCGCCGCCCTGCTCAAACTGCGTGACGGGCTCGAATCCTGCATCGGCTGCGGCTGCCTGTCGCTCGACCGCTGCGCCGTGTCCAACCCCGGCGACATCACCGCGCAGCGCGGGCCAGGCGCGAACTACCTCCCTCGGGCCCTGCGCGGCTCCCCACCCCATGGCTCCCCACCCGACAGCGCCCGACCAGCCGGCGCCTGA
- a CDS encoding S-adenosylmethionine:tRNA ribosyltransferase-isomerase produces MSAVAFDLPTGLEASAPPERRDGVRLLVARPNGIRHARFAELGEHLAPSDLVVVNTSAMLPAAVSGSRHSLGAVAVAGAGTVAGAGAGDGAVVVHFATALDDGDWVVEVRAADPAAAGPVGDLRPGERIALPYGVWLTVHAPRPAGQDRLWRASVPVDGGVVPYLRHVGRPIRYAYVLAPQPMDAYRTVFGRDPGSAEMPSAGRPFSTDLVTDLVTRGIGVAPVLLHTGVSSQEPGEPPQPERFRVDAHTARLVNATRRWGGRVVAVGTTATRALESATGPDGTVRAAAGWTDVVLGPDRPARTVTGLVTGWHAPGASHLDLLEAVAGPGLVAAAYREALRERYLWHEFGDSCLLLP; encoded by the coding sequence ATGAGCGCCGTCGCGTTCGATCTGCCGACGGGCCTGGAGGCATCCGCGCCGCCCGAGCGGCGCGACGGCGTCCGTCTCCTCGTCGCGCGTCCGAACGGCATCCGCCATGCCCGCTTCGCCGAGCTCGGCGAGCACCTGGCGCCCAGCGACCTGGTCGTCGTCAACACCTCCGCGATGCTTCCGGCCGCCGTGAGCGGCTCCCGCCACAGCCTTGGAGCCGTGGCCGTGGCCGGAGCTGGGACCGTGGCCGGAGCTGGGGCCGGGGACGGCGCGGTCGTCGTCCACTTCGCGACGGCGCTCGACGACGGCGACTGGGTGGTCGAGGTCCGGGCGGCGGACCCGGCCGCGGCGGGACCGGTCGGCGACCTGCGGCCCGGGGAACGGATCGCGCTGCCTTACGGCGTCTGGCTGACGGTCCACGCGCCGCGTCCCGCCGGCCAGGACCGGCTGTGGCGGGCGAGCGTGCCGGTCGACGGCGGTGTCGTGCCGTACCTGCGGCATGTCGGCCGGCCGATCCGTTACGCGTACGTGCTCGCCCCCCAGCCGATGGACGCCTATCGCACGGTGTTCGGCCGCGACCCGGGCAGTGCCGAGATGCCGAGCGCCGGGCGCCCGTTCTCGACGGACCTGGTGACCGACCTGGTCACCCGTGGCATCGGCGTCGCGCCGGTGTTGCTGCACACCGGTGTCTCCTCGCAGGAGCCCGGCGAGCCGCCGCAGCCGGAACGGTTCCGGGTCGACGCGCACACGGCCCGGCTGGTGAACGCGACGCGTCGGTGGGGCGGGCGGGTGGTCGCGGTCGGCACCACCGCCACCCGCGCCCTCGAGTCAGCCACCGGCCCGGACGGGACGGTGCGGGCCGCCGCCGGCTGGACCGACGTCGTCCTCGGCCCCGACAGGCCGGCCCGCACGGTCACTGGCCTGGTCACCGGGTGGCACGCGCCCGGAGCGTCGCACCTGGACCTGCTCGAGGCCGTCGCCGGCCCCGGTCTCGTCGCCGCAGCCTACCGCGAGGCGCTGCGCGAGCGCTACCTGTGGCACGAGTTCGGCGACAGCTGCCTGCTCCTGCCCTGA
- a CDS encoding hydrogenase expression protein HypE: MTTTPTSSGAAATSAPRGFDEMTILWISEGMSCDGDTVSVTAASQPAIEDVVMGLIPGLPTVNLHNKVLSPTLGGEEYLAPFRAAAHGDLAPFVLVIEGSVPNENINGDGYWTSFGNDLITGDPLTVNWWIDNLAPKAWAVVAIGTCATYGGIHAMAGNPTGCMGLADYLGWDFRSSGGLPIVNIPGCPVQPDNFMETLTWLLYHAAGTAPPPPLDELLRPQWLFGKTVHEGCDRAGYYEQGDFAGDYNSPKCQVMVGCWGPVVNCNVPKRGWMGGIGGCPNVGGICIGCTMPGFPDKFMPFMDMPPGASLSTKFVKPYGAFIRRMRGITNTTVNKEPRWRHNGPELTSGYDPRWRPNGRVSQIR; the protein is encoded by the coding sequence ATGACCACCACGCCGACTTCCAGCGGAGCCGCGGCGACATCGGCGCCGCGTGGGTTCGACGAGATGACCATTCTCTGGATCTCGGAGGGGATGAGCTGCGACGGCGACACCGTCTCGGTCACGGCGGCTTCGCAGCCGGCGATCGAGGACGTGGTGATGGGTCTCATCCCGGGCCTGCCCACGGTGAACCTCCACAACAAGGTGCTGTCCCCGACGCTCGGCGGCGAGGAGTACCTCGCCCCCTTCCGGGCGGCCGCGCACGGCGACCTCGCCCCGTTCGTCCTCGTGATCGAGGGCTCCGTCCCGAACGAGAACATCAACGGTGACGGGTACTGGACCTCCTTCGGAAACGATCTGATCACCGGGGATCCGCTGACGGTGAACTGGTGGATCGACAACCTCGCGCCGAAGGCGTGGGCGGTGGTCGCGATCGGCACCTGCGCCACTTACGGCGGCATCCACGCGATGGCGGGCAACCCCACCGGCTGCATGGGCCTGGCCGACTACCTCGGCTGGGACTTCCGGTCCAGCGGCGGACTGCCGATCGTGAACATCCCGGGATGCCCGGTCCAGCCGGACAACTTCATGGAGACCCTGACCTGGTTGCTGTACCACGCGGCCGGCACGGCGCCGCCCCCACCGCTGGACGAGCTGCTGCGCCCGCAGTGGCTGTTCGGAAAGACGGTGCACGAGGGCTGCGACCGGGCCGGCTACTACGAGCAGGGCGACTTCGCCGGGGACTACAACTCGCCGAAATGCCAGGTGATGGTCGGCTGCTGGGGCCCGGTGGTCAACTGCAACGTGCCGAAGCGCGGCTGGATGGGCGGGATCGGCGGCTGCCCGAACGTCGGTGGCATCTGTATCGGCTGCACCATGCCGGGATTCCCGGACAAGTTCATGCCGTTCATGGACATGCCGCCCGGCGCCAGCCTGTCCACGAAGTTCGTCAAGCCGTACGGCGCCTTCATCCGGCGCATGCGAGGAATAACGAACACAACCGTCAACAAGGAGCCGCGCTGGCGCCACAACGGCCCCGAGCTGACGAGCGGATACGATCCCCGCTGGCGTCCCAACGGGCGGGTATCCCAGATTCGATGA
- a CDS encoding wax ester/triacylglycerol synthase domain-containing protein — MDSALLGYQRKNSAAPVAVAYLLRAAGTCDLGAARAAVLDRARRFPALTHRLTAAAGRAGWPAWTPQPGYDVSTHVREHHLSAGAGEAELRAFVEWRCRAPIPLDAPPWEICLLPGPGADEFHILFRASHIWLDGAALHQVLGMLFGEGPAAAPPRRGRDGRVTPRGLAVALGRVLGWATPAGSLEALTRPWSKAHNLYWATTNVERLRALGRAYDATVNDVFLVALSGALDAWSRPVDGRREVRALMPVSIRRKDEFGGLGNYVVGARVSLPRGPISPWSRFETVRRQTSRYRGAENVAAGERWWFEKIPARFGSRAVAMGMDSRRVPVTTSNVGVLAGPMAVAGCPVTAGTPIPVLLPGQRLFVMLGVLGPTASLSVAVNGNVPDGARLVGLWLTELDRLERTAGLTAVPAQPAAAAAAAAAEASATATT; from the coding sequence ATGGACAGCGCGCTTCTCGGCTATCAGCGGAAAAACAGCGCCGCGCCGGTCGCGGTCGCCTATCTGCTGCGGGCCGCGGGCACCTGCGATCTCGGCGCCGCGCGCGCCGCGGTGCTCGACCGGGCACGGAGGTTCCCGGCCCTGACGCATAGGCTGACGGCCGCCGCGGGCCGCGCCGGTTGGCCCGCCTGGACACCCCAGCCGGGCTACGACGTATCGACCCATGTCCGGGAGCACCACCTGTCGGCGGGTGCGGGAGAGGCGGAGCTGCGGGCCTTCGTCGAGTGGCGCTGCCGGGCGCCGATCCCGCTGGACGCGCCGCCGTGGGAGATCTGCCTGCTGCCAGGTCCCGGCGCCGACGAGTTCCACATCCTGTTCCGCGCCAGCCATATCTGGCTCGACGGGGCGGCCCTGCACCAGGTGCTGGGCATGCTCTTCGGCGAAGGGCCCGCCGCCGCGCCGCCGCGCCGGGGACGCGACGGGCGGGTCACCCCACGCGGGCTGGCGGTGGCCCTGGGGCGCGTCCTCGGCTGGGCGACGCCGGCCGGCAGCCTGGAGGCGCTGACGCGGCCATGGTCGAAAGCTCACAACCTGTACTGGGCGACGACGAACGTCGAGCGGCTGCGAGCCCTCGGCCGGGCGTACGACGCCACCGTCAACGACGTCTTCCTGGTCGCGTTGTCCGGCGCCCTCGACGCCTGGTCGCGGCCGGTCGACGGACGCCGCGAGGTGCGGGCGCTGATGCCGGTCAGTATCCGCCGCAAAGATGAGTTCGGCGGCCTGGGCAACTATGTCGTAGGCGCTCGCGTTTCTCTGCCCCGCGGTCCCATATCGCCCTGGAGCCGTTTCGAGACGGTACGCCGGCAGACGTCGCGCTACCGCGGCGCCGAGAACGTGGCGGCCGGCGAGCGCTGGTGGTTCGAGAAGATCCCGGCCCGTTTCGGGTCCAGGGCGGTGGCGATGGGAATGGATTCCCGAAGGGTGCCCGTGACGACGTCGAACGTCGGCGTCCTGGCCGGTCCGATGGCCGTGGCGGGCTGCCCGGTCACCGCGGGGACGCCGATCCCGGTTCTCCTTCCGGGACAGCGCCTGTTCGTCATGCTGGGCGTCCTCGGGCCCACGGCCTCGCTGTCCGTCGCGGTCAACGGCAACGTGCCGGACGGCGCCCGGCTGGTCGGCCTCTGGCTCACCGAGCTCGACCGCCTGGAACGGACCGCCGGTCTCACCGCCGTCCCGGCCCAGCCCGCGGCCGCGGCCGCGGCCGCGGCCGCCGAGGCATCCGCCACGGCCACCACCTGA
- a CDS encoding serine O-acetyltransferase, whose product MHALVVYRVGHWRLTAPAWLRSPVGIIYKLVNELVIRALYGVEIADEAVIGRRVRIGHHQAVQIPAFCVLGDDCLIRHNVTIGFASADASRHAVPTIGARVEIGPGSHLLGPITIGDDVRIGPNSIVTVDVPAGATVFAAPARVMRRPT is encoded by the coding sequence ATGCACGCGCTGGTGGTGTACCGGGTGGGCCACTGGCGGCTCACTGCGCCGGCCTGGCTTCGGTCTCCGGTCGGCATCATCTACAAACTCGTCAACGAACTTGTGATCCGTGCCCTGTACGGGGTGGAGATCGCCGACGAGGCGGTCATCGGCCGCCGGGTCCGGATCGGGCATCACCAGGCGGTGCAGATCCCCGCGTTCTGCGTGCTGGGTGACGACTGTCTCATCCGCCACAACGTCACGATCGGGTTCGCCTCCGCCGACGCGTCCCGGCACGCGGTGCCCACCATCGGCGCCCGGGTGGAGATCGGCCCCGGTTCGCACCTGCTCGGCCCCATCACGATCGGGGACGACGTCAGGATCGGGCCGAACTCGATCGTGACCGTCGACGTCCCGGCCGGCGCGACCGTGTTCGCGGCTCCCGCCCGGGTGATGAGGCGGCCCACATGA
- a CDS encoding hydrogenase maturation nickel metallochaperone HypA — translation MHELAVTQGIVEMISDRIPNQRVLTVNLTIGQVSGVAPHAVRFCFDLVAAGTVVEGARLHIDTPPGRARCRSCGQDDFVIDTPFPLCGCGSADVEVLGGDELTVASVEVAAGPKSTQE, via the coding sequence ATGCATGAGCTTGCCGTGACACAGGGCATTGTCGAGATGATTTCCGACCGGATACCGAACCAACGCGTTCTGACGGTCAATCTCACGATTGGCCAGGTATCGGGCGTGGCACCGCACGCCGTCCGCTTCTGTTTCGATCTGGTCGCCGCTGGCACCGTCGTCGAGGGCGCCCGCCTGCATATCGACACCCCGCCCGGACGGGCACGCTGCCGAAGCTGCGGGCAGGACGACTTCGTCATCGACACCCCGTTTCCCCTGTGCGGCTGCGGCAGCGCCGACGTGGAGGTGCTCGGTGGCGACGAGCTGACCGTCGCGTCGGTCGAGGTGGCGGCCGGGCCAAAGAGCACGCAAGAATGA
- a CDS encoding GNAT family N-acetyltransferase, with protein MKVISLGFRTDLMVRRLTGSLIAEHASHLVVRTPTNPDFWWGNFILVDGPVRRGDADRWAVAFADAFPRAPHLALGVDGADGEAGDESELARLGVTVEVTSVLTATRLTPPARPPAAATIRPLAGDDDWAQAARLRAACHSDEEPSAEERLFIARTVAEERRLCEAGGGVWFGAFVDGQLRSGAGLVSDGGGLARFQNVETHPGHRRGGLASAVVHGLGQYGLGQRGERELGARTLVIVADPDDEAIRVYRALGFVDTERQVQLQRPPGG; from the coding sequence GTGAAGGTGATCTCGCTCGGGTTCCGGACCGACCTGATGGTGCGGAGACTGACGGGCTCCCTCATCGCCGAGCACGCGTCCCACCTGGTCGTCCGCACCCCTACCAATCCCGACTTCTGGTGGGGGAACTTCATCCTGGTCGACGGCCCGGTGCGCCGCGGCGACGCGGACCGGTGGGCGGTCGCGTTCGCCGACGCGTTTCCGCGGGCCCCCCATCTCGCCCTGGGCGTGGACGGCGCCGACGGCGAGGCCGGCGACGAGTCCGAGCTCGCCCGCCTCGGGGTGACGGTGGAGGTGACCTCGGTCCTGACCGCCACCCGGCTGACACCGCCGGCCCGCCCGCCGGCGGCTGCCACGATCCGGCCGCTGGCCGGTGACGACGACTGGGCACAGGCGGCCCGCCTGCGGGCCGCCTGTCACAGCGACGAGGAACCGTCGGCCGAGGAACGGCTGTTCATCGCGAGGACGGTCGCCGAGGAGCGCCGGCTCTGCGAGGCGGGCGGCGGCGTCTGGTTCGGCGCCTTCGTCGACGGTCAGCTGAGGTCCGGCGCGGGCCTGGTCAGCGACGGGGGCGGGCTGGCCCGTTTCCAGAACGTCGAGACCCACCCTGGCCATCGCCGCGGCGGCCTGGCCTCGGCTGTCGTCCACGGCCTCGGGCAGTACGGCCTCGGGCAGCGGGGTGAGCGCGAGCTCGGCGCGCGCACGCTGGTCATCGTCGCCGATCCCGATGACGAGGCCATCCGCGTCTACCGCGCGCTCGGCTTCGTCGACACCGAGCGGCAGGTCCAGCTCCAACGCCCGCCAGGCGGATGA
- a CDS encoding SDR family NAD(P)-dependent oxidoreductase, producing MTTDPVALITGGSRGLGLALARALAERGWRVVVDGRDAARLAEAVASTPAVAPTPSVPGKAAGGVRLRQPDDPCDRVVAVAGDVTDAAHRRGLVDAVTSVGRLDLVVANASELGPSPLPALADAPLDAVRAVYETNVIAPLALVQLVLPLLRESGGTLLTISSDAAVEAYPRWGVYGPSKAALDHLAAVLGAEEPEVSVYAVDPGDMRTEMHQRAFPDEDISDRPPPEQVAPAILRLIEARPASGRYRAADLAVDPRGDLRADVAADLAAGRPADLRAAEAVR from the coding sequence ATGACCACTGATCCTGTTGCACTGATCACCGGCGGGTCGCGGGGACTGGGGCTCGCCCTGGCTCGTGCCCTCGCCGAACGCGGCTGGCGGGTCGTCGTTGACGGCCGCGACGCCGCGCGCCTCGCGGAGGCGGTGGCGTCGACGCCCGCCGTCGCGCCGACGCCCTCCGTGCCGGGGAAGGCCGCTGGCGGCGTGAGGCTCCGTCAGCCTGACGACCCCTGCGACCGGGTCGTCGCGGTCGCCGGCGACGTCACCGACGCGGCGCACCGGCGGGGGCTCGTCGACGCGGTGACGAGCGTCGGCCGACTGGACCTCGTCGTCGCCAATGCCAGCGAGCTCGGCCCGAGCCCGCTGCCCGCGCTCGCCGACGCACCCCTCGACGCCGTCCGCGCCGTCTATGAGACGAACGTCATCGCGCCGCTGGCGCTGGTCCAGCTGGTACTGCCGCTGCTGCGCGAAAGCGGCGGGACGCTGCTCACGATCAGCTCGGACGCCGCTGTCGAGGCCTACCCGCGCTGGGGCGTGTACGGGCCGTCGAAGGCCGCCCTCGACCACCTCGCCGCCGTCCTCGGCGCCGAGGAGCCGGAGGTGAGCGTGTACGCGGTCGACCCGGGGGACATGCGGACCGAGATGCACCAGCGGGCGTTCCCCGACGAGGACATCTCCGACCGGCCGCCGCCCGAGCAGGTGGCACCGGCGATCCTGCGGCTGATCGAGGCGCGCCCGGCCAGCGGCCGCTATCGCGCGGCCGACCTCGCGGTCGATCCCAGGGGTGATCTCAGGGCTGACGTGGCGGCCGATCTCGCCGCCGGCCGCCCAGCCGACCTCCGGGCGGCGGAGGCCGTTCGATGA
- the hypB gene encoding hydrogenase nickel incorporation protein HypB, which translates to MCVTCGCDGDAQPRIIGPVDPVRRDNEPVRRDRDDIRLVTLEERILAKNDTLAASNRHWLAHQGILAVNIMSSPGAGKTTLLERTIRELNVEWPIAVVEGDQEGVLDADRIRASGAPVVQVNTGDGCHLDAEMFDRGLRALPLTPGQLIFVENVGNLVCPALFDLGEGARVVVTAVTEGEDKPAKYPRMFASADLVLINKCDLLPHVDFDVAACERRIRLASPRAEVMTVSARTGEGLSAWYGWLRHQRGHREAEASACSTHHHHHPSADPADALSGSAPVESSAL; encoded by the coding sequence ATGTGCGTGACCTGCGGGTGTGACGGCGACGCCCAGCCCAGGATCATTGGGCCCGTCGATCCGGTACGCCGCGACAACGAACCGGTACGCCGCGATCGGGACGACATCCGGCTGGTGACCCTTGAGGAGCGCATACTCGCGAAGAATGACACCCTTGCCGCTTCCAACCGACATTGGCTGGCTCATCAGGGCATCCTCGCCGTAAATATCATGAGCTCACCGGGCGCAGGGAAGACCACCCTGCTCGAACGCACCATCCGTGAGCTGAACGTCGAGTGGCCGATCGCGGTCGTCGAGGGTGACCAGGAAGGCGTGCTCGACGCGGACCGAATCAGGGCCAGCGGCGCCCCGGTGGTCCAGGTAAACACGGGCGACGGCTGTCATCTCGACGCGGAGATGTTCGACCGCGGGCTGCGCGCGCTTCCGCTGACGCCCGGGCAGCTCATATTCGTCGAGAACGTCGGCAACCTGGTCTGCCCCGCGCTCTTCGACCTCGGCGAGGGCGCCCGCGTCGTCGTGACGGCCGTGACCGAGGGCGAGGACAAGCCGGCCAAGTACCCCCGGATGTTCGCGTCCGCCGACCTCGTTCTCATCAACAAGTGCGACCTCCTGCCGCATGTCGACTTCGACGTGGCGGCCTGCGAGCGGCGGATTCGCCTCGCCAGTCCGCGCGCCGAGGTCATGACGGTCTCCGCTCGGACGGGCGAGGGCCTGTCCGCCTGGTACGGCTGGCTTCGCCACCAGCGCGGCCACCGCGAGGCCGAGGCCTCGGCCTGCTCGACGCATCACCACCATCACCCGTCGGCCGACCCGGCGGACGCCCTTTCGGGGTCCGCGCCGGTCGAGTCCTCCGCGCTCTGA